aagcggcgcgggccaaggggtatgctggccacccttcccgcagcccccattggctggggacagcgaaccgcggccaatgggagccgcgattggccaaacctgcggatgcggcaggtaaacaaaccggtctggcccaccaggggctttccctgaacaagcggcagactggctttgagaaccactggtgtagggaACAGTATTTCAGATTGTAGTACTCATTTGTTAAGTAGAGTATTCTATTGTGAGCATGTTACACGGTGCTTCAGGGTCTGCACTAGTTGCCTTTCTGGTGTGGTTTAAGGCAAGGGTGCtcgacctttttctttctgaacccACCCCACCCtagctataaaaactccatggcccagctctgccacaataattttttttctgcatataaaagccaggccgGCATTAGtgagtagcaagcagggcagttgtccAGGGGGCACTGCGAagttaagttgctcaggcttcagccctgggtagtgGGACTCGTTGCCCCAGGCTCCAGTCCCGTGTGGCAGGACTTTGGcttgccctgggccctagcaaaTCTAATGCTGGCCATGCTTGATGGACCCCTGAAAACTGCTCGTGGCCCCCCAGGGggtcccagacccctggttgagaaccactggtttaaggcTTTGGCATTGACATATGAAACCCTGAGAGACTTCCTCTTTCCCCCTGCTATTCTGCTACAGTTGAGATCAACAAAGGTGCTCCTTAACGTAAAAGAGGAGGCTCCGGGCAAGGTATTCTCTTTGAGGAGTCCTTCACTGCTGAACCCTATTGCCTGGGTCTGAAATCCCTGCCTTGTTGtaaggcagaggttctcaaactgtggtccacaagctccattcaggtagttccctctaaggtgcgtgcctgggcAGCTGCCCATGAGAGAATAAGGGGCCAcacacctaattagtggagctgcgcaggcatggctccactaattaggtgcctggaccctggagaagatgcacaaataaggtgaggtggtggccttgggggcaATAggtggtaggtgggagggggcagtggggtgagaagagatggttgggggaatttgggacatgcagggctgtggtggccagagaaagaggtgactttccccagctccagggctgtggctgctggggagagacacccccactccctccccccccagtcccttcccagccccagctctggggctgtcgcagcaggggagagagggcatatccatcacattagaaacaTAAGACTAccgatattaaaatatgagttgtccttctatttgtagaacaaaaaagcGTTTTTTTATGTAGCGCTTTTACATAAAGCGCTTTACGATAATTAgttaacggtacaaacaacatttggaaagatcatttagtggtccgccgagaccctcagcaattttcaagtggtccatgggggggggaaaaaaagtttgagaaccactgttgtaagGCTTATCTTCTTGGAGGGCTTTTGGTGAGATGTTGCTTCAGAGGCAGTATTTAAGGAAGGTGGGGTGCTTCTCTCTCTTGCTACAGACTTCAGTTAGATACTGCCGTATGTTGTTAAGTTGCTCCTGATTGTTGTTCTTTaatatatgtttgttttaaatgtacgTTGAGGGAACCCATCTGGCGATTGGTGCCTTCTTGTGTTCATTCATTTAAATACACTATTTATTTTTGAGGACTGTTGCTTAGTGCATTTCTGTTGTGTTTCTCCTGCAGGGCCGAGATGGAAGGAAGAATATTATTCCTCATGTGCTGTCTGTGAGCGGCAATCTGGACCAAGGAGTGCTAGCATATCTTTGTGATTCTCTGCAGCTCACTGAGAGCTCTCTAACAAGAAAGAAAACTCTTCAAAGAAAGGTGACCTTTTAGTGTGTGTCAGGAAGAAGAGACTGAAAATAGTCTTACTTGGAAGCTACAAATTAAAACAACAGTCTGAGTGTTATAGCAAATGTGGCTCGCTTTATTCTAGTCTGGATTTCTGTTTTGAGAGAACACAAGACTGTACATATTGAATATATTTACTAACTaagcatttattttttcattatttcaaaAACATTTGAATATTCCTCAGGGTGGATAAaatcaataatttttttaaaaataaaaaccgatttttttttaaaaaaatttaaatcagatttttttgataaaatgctttgaggaaaaaacctatctaaaagatagttttaattaagctaCATtacagctcaaagatatctcattatGAAATAGGGATTATTAATTCTAATTctgtagtatgagacaatatattaatgtttaagaaaagttttgtaaatgagttccaatagctaatggattagggacccaatcttattggcttccaggggcttctgtatagattatttaggttaatctttctgtcTCCCCAATGGGACTCGGTtttcagtctagaagataccatcagagatgcttagtttgcagttctcaaactgtggatttgtgtctccagagataacgtgcttgttaacagcaaaaatgttttaaaataaatatatagaggtgagaaataacagacctcaaccctattgtccctctgcaaatttgtgtacacagggtcaatcccttacctctctctaaaagtgcaaagtttcagaaagttcaatgaatagaagattgttgggggcagaatagatctggacaaggagtaGTCCTGGATATAAACTTGAGAAGGGAGgtacaggcagtagaaacaaacatgaaactgtttgagcagcatattccagaagtcttgaggtctttctgagtgtagccttcattgatttgagatctaccgtaccattctctcactagaagggaaaacctataatggcagcaggccgtaaaagagacccagtttgagaatattttaatgaagttcctctacctgtgaagaatatgtattaaggttataacaaccaacatgAATGCATTTTTATgaagaaatccatgattaaatcgagtcttcctgctagtgatttaaatcaatttgatttaaataaaatccacccTGATACTCCTATATATTTCACTAATGCTCTTTTAGTTCTGGTTCATGTATTTAATGTAAATGCTGAGTAACATGTTTCTTGCAACACTGTTAGGTACTTAAGCTTCACCCTTGTTTAACACCAATAAAAGTTGCTTTGGACGTTGGAAGAGGCCCAACAATGGAGCTGAGACAGGTGTGTTGTAACTAAGCATTTAATTGTGGGAGTTGGAGTTACATCTACTGTTGTGCTGTAATTCTGATATTGACTTTTTTTAACCTTCTATTCATGTGAGGAAAATTCTGCTTCTCCTTCATGGGCATGGAGGGCCCTCACTGTAGTGAAACAGCGTTTTCACTGTGCAGGATTTCGGAAGCCCCTGCAGAGATCCATATTCCCTGCATGCTAGGAGGTGCCCTGTGGAATGGGGATTTGGGGACAGTGGGCACGTCTGTTAGATCCATTGTGATTGATCCCACACGGAGTGGGGGGACACAGACGTCCAGGCTTTAATGTCTGCTCTTCCTCAAGCTGTATTAATAGAACAGTAATATCGACTAATTTTGTTTGTTCTGCATATAAACTAAATTTGTTTAATCCTTCATAGTAGGGAGGAAATCTTCAGATGAagacttgactttttttttcaagtCAGTGATGTCTGTGTAAGAAATATACTTGGGGGAAAAGACCTTTTTATTTAGATATGCATATGGGGAACAAtgtataaaaatgaagttctcTTAGCAGTAATGCTCTTTTCTGAGTGTGTGTTGCTGTTAATTTATAAACATTATAAATGAGCTTTAATATCGAACAGATACTACAGTCTGTACAGTCTTTCTCCCAACATTTTAGACCTCTTaaggctgtcttttttttttctaggtgTGTCAGGGGCTGTTCAATGAATTGATAGAGAAAGGAATTTCTGTGTGGCCTGGGTATCTTGAAACCATGCAGACACCTCTGGAGCAACTCTatgcaaagtaagaaaaaaataaaatgtcaagtGGAAAGATGGCTTTCCTTAAAGTAGCAAAAATTAATGTGATTTCAGTATAATTTCAGGTACAGTAACCAAATGACTGAAGGTACTAAAATACAGATTGAGACTGGATATCtctaacaacatttaaaaaactctTTAATTGGTTCACTTTAAAAAGTGAGGGATTtcagtaaacttttttttatttttcatacttCAACTTTTtggtggttctttttttttttttgctcttcagTTGCTAATAATAAACCATTCAGGAAATCCCATCTGAAAACTGGTTTCCTAAAGTGAATCATAAATCTACAGAACTGGCTTACATCCAATTTTGCATGTGGACTGACTTCTGCATTTCATTCTTAAATCATTTTATTTGAAACCGTTGTTATATAGAACCCAGCCCTTCAACCGATACCACCTTGATTCATTCTCCATTCACACAAGCAGTCCTACTGAGTAAGAATTGCTCATGCCAGTTAAGTTTGCTAGAACTGGCCCATATTAACCTACAAAACATAAGTAGATTAAGGACTAAAAATAATCTTGATTGTGCTTTTCTCTTAACATTAATAGAGGTTTTCAGCAAGAAACAAACACATACTGGTTTAACATAGCAAAGTTAAGAAGTCATGTTCATGTACAATACTCTTCAAAGTATGGCTGGTCAGCTAGTAAATAGTGGAGAAATGGTAACGTTTTTCTCCTGTGAAAAATGTCCCCATTGTAGGTTACTAAATAAAACTCTCCTTTTGTTACAAAAGAATCTAATAACTTACTGCAGTTAACTAGAGAAGATCAAGGAGCTGAAAGTAAGAAAATAAGCATCTTCATATTGGACACAGAACTACATACAAAACTTGAACATATACATATTGCTCTGGGATATAACCCCAATCTAAGTCTGCCACGCACCAAGGCAACAATACTGTAACAGCAGTAATGAGTGCTTGTTCTTTGGCAGGTATGATGAGATGAGTGTCCTCTTCACAATCTTGATCAGTGATGCTACTCTGGAGAATGGAGTGGTTCAGCTGAGAAGCAGAGATACCACCATGAAAGAAATGATGCACATCTCTCGATTGAAGGACTTTTTAACTAAGTACATTACAGCAGCTAAAAATGTATAAATTAGAACCTCTCTAATAAAAGGAATTTTGTATCTGTGTTTAAATTGATTTCCAGAGTATCATACTGAATCAGTGGCACAGATGAAGTACAAGCCAGGAATTCTGAGTCACAATACCCTACTCTGTTTGCTAGATACCATTCATTCTTATTTATATGAGTGGGGAAGTACCCATGACATCCTCCAAAACTGATGTTGATAAAGCTTTCTGATGCACTCATTCTCTATCAAATCCAAATCCTCTATGAAGATCTTCCAGCCTGCACTGCTGAAAGAGGCAAACCCAGCTCTGTCCATCATGGTAGAGAAGGGCTAATAATGCTCATCTGGAGAGCTTACCAACTGGAGAACTTTCACAGCCAGGAAAACTTACTCTTATCTCAAACTGGCATGCTCAGGACACCTCTTCCAGCCTGCACTGCAGAAAGAGGCAAAAACAGATCTATCCACCACAGTTAGGCCAGGGCTAATCATGCTTAGCTGCAGAGTCTGCCAGTTTGATAAAGTTTTCCTGACTGTAGAAGTTCTCTAAttggtaaactctgcagatgtgTATTATTAGCCCTGCTCTACCCTTGATGGACAAAGCTGGGTTTGCCTCTTTCTGCAGCGCAGGCTCAAAGACATGTCCTAGAGGATTTGGTCTCTTGGAAGAAAGGATATTTTCAGTAAGTTGGATAAGTTTTCCTTGGCTGAGAGTCCAGATAATACACATGTAGCTGATATGTGGTGACAAATGCAGGTCTCTGCTGCAATGGGAAGATAAATGGGAGTTGAGCGTTTCAAAAGCTTAAATGTGGAAAAGGCCAATTGAAAAGCAAAGCCATTGGATGCATTGTTTTTAGAGAATGGCAGTGTTTGTTAGTAGTTTGTGAGTATGTTTCTCTACATGGCCTCTGTTTTCCAGTTCAGTCTTTAGACTGCTGTCATTTCTGGCTTGAATATAACATATTATTATTTGTTCTGCCTTTCAAGGATACCAGAACAATTTAAAGAACTAAGctgtaaacattttatttcaagtaATCTATTAATGTAGATaggaaaaaattgtttgtttgctACAGGGTGAGTGAGGAAGCAATATGGAGTGGGTAATGTACTGGTCTTATACCCCTAACTATTGTAGTTGGTACTCAGGTGTATAGGTCTGAGTTAAAATGACTGTGGTAGGGAAATAGTCAACTCTTCCACTGTCTGAGGGTCATGTCAAGTCCCACTCCCAAAAATGGAAAAGACTGGGGCAATGCCAGGCAGGAGTCCAGCTCAAGTAAAAAAACTTGTACCCTGGAGTCCTGAGAAGCTGCTCCCTGGCAGGTAGTAGTAGGTTAGCAAGGCAAACGATGGATCCTTTAGGGAAACAGCCTGCCAAGCAGGCAGCTACTCAGACAGCTTTTTAAGGTAACTATGGCTAAACACAGCCTTTTTATTCTCTGCTTAtttaaaatcctgttttattTCCTGAAATTCCTGACAAGCACAGGAACAAAGCTCTCTGTGTGAGAGCCTGATAGCTGGACCATGTTAGCTAACTGTTGGCTTACTCCTTCCCGCTGACACATCAAAAGAGAAATGCCAATGGAGAGTCAAGTTGCACCACCATATTGataatcctttttttttctttttttttttaagaactagTCCCATTAGTTACAGTGGCATTACTTGTGGAGTTAGGTACTGTGCATGAGTAAAGGAATCAGAAATCTGGACATCAATGAACTTTTTctaacatgttttgtttttttgtcttgaTCAAACTGGAGTCTCTCAAAGTCAGGGAGAGGGACCCAGTCTTTAATATTAGCAGGGGAGGAGATTAACATCACCTTCTGACTACAAAATAATTAGGGCTGGGAAACTAGCATCtaaatgtttgtttgtgtgtttcctATACATGCACGGTGGTGCTAGCAACATTTACTGGGGTAGAggttctctttaaaaatattttatataattctCTCTCCTGTAACTCATCAGAGAGGAAACTTACCTTGTTGTGTTCCATCTCTTATGATGACTTCAGAGTAGAAAACTGTAGTATCTGCCCTCATGTTCACTAAAAGTCAGAATAGacactaactttttaaaaagtccacaATAATTGAGCTATATTTAAACATGCCTCTTGTAGCTCAATAACTAATGACACAAATGGGACCATTTCAGAATGAAGCTGTTGCATTTGGGATCCCAGAAGGTTATTGGTAGTCCTTTTCAGGTCAAGGTTCTAACTGGAGTTAGAAGTTTATCTCTGTAGTAGGCAGTCTTAACTATTTATTCCACAGCCCACTTAATAAAATAAAgttggtggtttgtttgtttttttgcatggGCCACTTCACCCTCCCACCACTGTGATTTTCATATTTAACCTTAACagtttccttttgtgtgtttttttttaaattagctattGTAGTCTTGTAAAGATTTTTACCCTTTAAGTTATTTGTATGTACTCTGAACCTTAGTTTCACTTTAATGAAGATTTTTGTGAGAGAATTCATAGGCACTCATAACATCCACAAGGTGGGAaagtattattcctattttaaagaTGAGAAATTTTCAAAGAGCTCAAGTAGTCACTGGGGTCATACATTGAGTCAGTGTTAACCACAGGATTAGTTTGTGGGAGTTCCTGTTGGCCAGTCCTGTGCTCAAACCAATAGAAACACCCTTTCAATAAACAACCTACCTTGTACCTCCAACCCCTTAGTCTAGATGCTGGTAGCTAACATTTGTAGGCAAATTGGGGGCGTATTTTGGTGTCTGCCTGAAATGAATTCTGGTTGCACCCTTCTCATCTTCAAATGTCCTTTGAATGCTAACCACCAGGGATCTATCTCCATAGGGAGTTGTGCTTAACCTCTGGAAAGAGGGAGCATGCAGTGAAAGTGGTTTATAAAGAGTGAGACTGGGCAGTTGTCAGGCCCTACTGCAAGTGAACATTTGACTATGCTATCAATGCACAGTAAACTCCAAAATGCATGAGGTAGTTTTGTCATTAATCCACAGATGTGTTTGGGATACACACATTTGTGTTTAAATCGGTTTTTATTCTATTTCCAGAACACTAGTTGTAtgaacttgaaaatgtgaaatgcttcatttttgcCCATGGTTACAATCTAAGCCTTTTACCTTTCCTGTCTTTCTCCTCTTTTCTAATCAGTATGTTGGCATACTCCATTTCTTCAGATTTAGCATACTCTGGATGGAAACAAGTGAAAAAGAGTTCAAGGTTCAGTTGCAGGAGATTACAGCTTGGTGAATTTAAGCTTGTGAAAGAGCACTGAGGCTCAGCCTGTGGTATAAGACCCACGTGCCTCTCCCAGAGTCTGCATTTGTTCTCCCTCTACATATTCTTGGATAGTGCAAGTTGAGGACTCCTTTCTACCTGATGTGAAACGTTGCAGGGAGTGCAGAGCTAATGGAGCAGAGCAACCAGAATACCTCCCCATTCCTCCTAGCGGacaggtggagggagagagagaggaaaacaccCATTTTCCCATCTTCATTCCAGTAGCTAGAAACAGGGAGATATCCTCCCTTTTTTCCAACCTCCAGGTCGCAGGAGGGGAGAAATCTGACAGAACCTCAAGATAATCCTGGCATGGTGTCCTGCAACGTTTTTATTATGGGGGTATGTTAGTCCACACTGATAACACAATGTTATAACTAAGGTTATGAtttttgtcatgggtatttttagtaagtcacggacaataaacaaaaattcatggaagcccctGACCTggtcttttactaaaaatagcaggaGGTGGGGAGACCTCCAGTCTGATCCTTGCTGCTGGGGGCTGACAGCCATCTGCGGCTCCAGCTCTGGGAGCTGGCTGCCACGCCGGCCCCTAGGGCTGGCTGTTGCTGCTCTGGTCCTGCCACTGCTCCTATGGCTGGGGCAGACTGCCGCTGCTCCAGCTTCGCTGCAGCGGAGGGGACTGACAGCTGCTCTAGccctgaagtcacagaggtctattaaagtcatggaatctgtgatgtctgtgacaaaatcttatccTTAGTTATAACACAACAGGGAGATACTATGACAGCTGTTGCCTAGTTATTTTGTGGCTCCATTTTGGGGGAAAGTGGCTCTGAATCTCGCCAGAGTTGAGCAACACAGAGTGAAGAACTGAAATATACACTGAAGAATACAAAGCAAAATGCAGAAGCTGTACAATTGTTTTTCACTTTCGCTGGCAACCCAGAAATCCTTTCCTTGCCCCTTAGCAAGGGGCTATTGTGTAAATCTAGGCTCTGTGCTTTATTTACTAGTATTTgattttctctttgctttgtGGTTGTCACTTCCTTACCAGTACCTTCACAGACATCCAAACACAAACTTTCCTTCTAGTTCTGTCCTGATAGGAGCTGAGGGATGGTTCACACAAGGTTCTAAGGATCTTTCTAATGAATGTCATTCCCCAGACTGCAGTTTGGCTCTTGGGATGGCATAAGATGCACATATAgagtgagatgctgagcaacTTCCACtcaatgtcaatgggagttctatTGGGTCAGTAACTTGCCTGTAGCGATCACCCATTTCCCATCTTCCCCATTTGAGACCCAAAGGCATCATCCATAAACTTTATCTAGGACTAGTTAATCGTGTCCTGCAGCCAGATTCCTGCTTGTGAGTCCCACGTCTAAAGAAAGAGCAGTTTGGAATTTACCTATCTCAGTGTATGTCACGTAATTTTCAGGCCCTGTTGCCTTGTCTGTTGAAACAAAACTAGTTGAGGAACCAGCTGACTTCAGTTTTCCTGCAAGatgtaaagaaaacaaacaaaattattcaAATGATACATTTTTTTGGAGCAGTTGATATTTGCATGTCCCATGAATTTTGGGGGGGTTGTTAGATATTTTAAATAACGTTATAGTCCATGAACATCATTCCTTAGCAAGCAGTACTATTCATGCCTGACTGCATCTTTACTTCACATGGAGGTAGGGGAAGAGGAAATAATTGCTCCCAAAGGCAGCAGGTATTGGTGATATATCATGGGGTCCTTGCAAAAAGAGACTGCTTTCCTACTTTAATTTTGGACaccaaggccctgattctgcaaacagttGTGCACATGTATAACTTATgacatgtgagcagtcccattgacctcTGCAAAAATACTCGTGCATGAAgataagcacatgtgtaactttttgCCTTTGGGACCTAAAATGTAGCCTGAAAACGTGTTGCTTTGGTATGAAGAGAGATACTTGGCTTTGAGGATGGACTTGGAGTCAATCAAAAGATGGAGAATGGTGCCTCTTTGGTCTTATTACCTAGCATTTATATCCACcctttatttatatatgtatggTCTCACTGAAATGTGGCCTCTTCTAGCGTGGAGAGCAAAAAGGAGTCAGCCCACGTGAATGAGGAGAGCGTTTTACCCAAGGGCAAACTTCTCTTAAGAAAAGTGCCACTGGATCTGCATTCACTCAGAAGAGATTGGATATTGTTTTTCTAAGGGCTCCACCTAAAGATTCCAATACAGCATCTACCTCAAAAAGGCGAAGAAATAAGTTAACCCTAACTGGATTTAACTCAGCAGTTCCTGGGAATCTTGATGTTACCATCCTGAAGCTTATATTACTGGGCCATCCCCTCCAGTTTAATGGGAGCTGGGCAGGAGACACCATCTGGACCAGGCACACTGGGAGTACTGAGACCAGCTGCTAAGAGATGGGGAGGCCTTAGTGTGTGATGTGCAGACAGGAAGCTAAGCCTTCCATTTCCAAGGACACAGAGTGTAATAAGGATCTAAAGCACTATTTTACAATGAAAATATGGAGAAGCAAATAAAACTCACTTGCTTTACACCAAGGCAGGATCAGAAATGGAACCAGTAGGACAGTTGCTATCACCACCAGCAGAAACAGCAGCACAAGAAAAATGAGGAGGGGATAGGAAGGGCCATCCTCTTCTGTCAACAGGAGAAAGAGTGTTTGTAGAGAGCAAGATGTTCCAAGTATGTATCTTTCTATTAAAACGAAAGCCCAGTCTTTTCTATTACAGTTTGGAGAAGTGGAGTAGCAGTTGTTAATAACACTGACTGTGGAAAGGTGAGGGGTCCTTACCTGAGCCTAGAGAGAAAAAGAACGGGCTCCACACTGAAAACCTACAGATGCAGAGGGGGAAGGATCTGGACACAATCCTGCCCTATCACAGGAGGTAGGGACTTAGCTCTAGGCTAAGATGTCCTGCAGGTGTACAGGGTAAACTCAGAGAAAAGCCAGGGAAGACTATAAAAGCAGgccttggaaggattagatttttatccgTCAATGTTGGTAAACATGAGTTTCATCAAACACAAACCGATGAAAAAATGcatatctgtaaatttcaattattatcgatggaaacaaagtaagaaaaatgctgcttgagttTAATTTGAGgatatttgctttgtatattttgatgtgtggtgatttgtattttaacatttgtaaagcTTTAGCTTTTTCTATCTTTTTATATGTttactgtaattaaataattgtctgactctgccattgtctAACTCCCCTCCTACCCCATAATTCCACAcaattgaaaatttaaataaaaatctttaaaaataatcatggatattatctgttgaaattatatattctaattctgccaagcctatataAAAGTAACTCCTTGGTAGTGTTCCTTCATGCCCTGTTCTTAGAGTGCTGGTTTACAGGCTGAGTTGGGCTCTGTTTAAACGTAAAGCTCTGGctttgtttcttttgttaaatCCATGCACCTCAAGAGTAaaatcttgggggaggaggcgggaatTGTGGCTATCCACAGCAAGCCAAGGTGTGAATGTCCAGCTCTCTAACCTGCTGTGCCCTAAGatgccatgtggaccctgctaccaggCACTAAAAGTTCCATCATGGACTTTGACGTGCTTTTGTTGTTGCTGGACCTGCTACCCCAGTTTACATGGACAGGCAGAGCTCATTAAAAGCTCATCATCAGATGCTGTTAGTAATAGGTAGGACAAACACATACCTGCTAGTGTAAAGTTGAGACTGTTGCTATATTTTGTAGTATTGGGGATATTATTTTCAGCTTTGCATTTATAGTCGCCCAAGTCACTGGGAGAATTGataattacatttaacacagcTGCTGCCTTTCCTTGCATAGGTATTCTGGATGACATCGTTTTCCgtcctttaaaaaatatgtagttGATGGGAGAAGAGCCGTTTTCTGAGTGACAAGACAGTGTCACATTCTGGCCTATCCTCACTTGGGAAGTAGTCGTGCTCAGCACTGGTTTGGACACTGGATCTGTAAAGTAACCAGTGGAATACAAAAATAAGGCAAACATGAGATTTAAAACTGAGACCTACAAACAAGAGAACAGCTCCTCAGCTGACCTTGAgcaatgtagctccattgattccaATAGAATTATGCTGATTCACATCAGCTGTGGATCTGGTCCAAGTTCTAGACAGAGGCACACTGTGTTCTAGAACACTGTTCTCTACCAGAACGCTTTGCAGgattgctggctgctgctgctactggatGAATGGATTGAAAAGTATATGGCCCTATCCCTTTGAAAGAAATT
This genomic interval from Caretta caretta isolate rCarCar2 chromosome 14, rCarCar1.hap1, whole genome shotgun sequence contains the following:
- the MILR1 gene encoding allergin-1 isoform X1, translated to MLKLMIIPFFILSCFQATQESQKSNEKDSEQLSNPEFGSLQKSLEVQIGQNVTLSCQSTNGSLPINYTFFRGNQNLWPIITKEDRNPALFNLTVSSASDLGEYKCKVVNGISNSSKYSKSLNFTLLDPVSKPVLSTTTSQVRIGQNVTLSCHSENGSSPINYIFFKGRKTMSSRIPMQGKAAAVLNVIINSPSDLGDYKCKAENNIPNTTKYSNSLNFTLAEEDGPSYPLLIFLVLLFLLVVIATVLLVPFLILPWCKARKLKSAGSSTSFVSTDKATGPENYVTYTEIEYAKSEEMEYANILIRKEEKDRKVNMRADTTVFYSEVIIRDGTQQAEPLHSPE
- the POLG2 gene encoding DNA polymerase subunit gamma-2 isoform X2 — its product is MTTSRGERTMSSLVWFSSARTAGQWLDYWLRQRLQWWRKFAIGPSNFSSSDFQDKEGRKGNNLYYSFPWGKEPIETLLSLGDNELLQMYPGNKSKLHGRDGRKNIIPHVLSVSGNLDQGVLAYLCDSLQLTESSLTRKKTLQRKVLKLHPCLTPIKVALDVGRGPTMELRQVCQGLFNELIEKGISVWPGYLETMQTPLEQLYAKYDEMSVLFTILISDATLENGVVQLRSRDTTMKEMMHISRLKDFLTKYITAAKNV
- the MILR1 gene encoding allergin-1 isoform X2; translated protein: MLKLMIIPFFILSCFQATQESQKSNEKDSEQLSNPEFGSLQKSLEVQIGQNVTLSCQSTNGSLPINYTFFRGNQNLWPIITKEDRNPALFNLTVSSASDLGEYKCKVVNGISNSSKYSKSLNFTLLDPVSKPVLSTTTSQVRIGQNVTLSCHSENGSSPINYIFFKGRKTMSSRIPMQGKAAAVLNVIINSPSDLGDYKCKAENNIPNTTKYSNSLNFTLAEEDGPSYPLLIFLVLLFLLVVIATVLLVPFLILPWCKARKLKSAGSSTSFVSTDKATGPENYVTYTEIEYAKSEEMEYANILIRKEEKDRKVNMRADTTVFYSEVIIRDGTQQAETCICHHISATCVLSGLSAKENLSNLLKISFLPRDQIL